A single genomic interval of Flavobacterium sp. N2820 harbors:
- a CDS encoding saccharopine dehydrogenase family protein, with product MRHILVIGAGRSASSLIKYLLENSEKENLHVTIGDLSEELAKQKTNHHKNATAIAFDIFNETQRKAEIQKADIVVSMLPAHLHLEVAKDCITYKKHMVTASYISPAMQELDAAAKENGLVFMNEIGLDPGIDHMSAMKVLDEIREKGGNIILFESFCGGLVAPESDTNLWNYKFTWNPRNVVLAGQGGAAKFIQEGNYKYIPYSKLFRRTEFLEVEGYGRFEAYANRDSLKYRSVYGLDNALTCYRGTIRRVGYSRAWDILVQLGMTDDSYIIDNSEEMTYREFTNSFLPYHPTDTVEIKLRALQKIDQDDIIWDKLVEIDLFNPNKKVGLVKATPAQILEKILAEKWALEPNDKDMIVMYHKFGYELNGEKKQIDSTMVCIGDDQTYTAMAKTVGLPVAIATLKILNKEITTPGVQLPITKEVYTPILKELESYGVIFKEIEVPYLGYNPLNVKS from the coding sequence ATGAGACATATTCTAGTAATTGGAGCAGGTAGATCTGCTTCATCACTCATAAAATACTTATTAGAAAATTCAGAAAAAGAAAATCTTCATGTAACAATTGGCGATTTATCAGAAGAATTGGCGAAACAAAAAACAAATCACCACAAAAATGCTACTGCAATTGCTTTTGATATATTCAATGAAACCCAACGAAAAGCAGAAATTCAAAAAGCAGACATCGTAGTTTCGATGTTGCCTGCGCATTTGCATTTAGAAGTTGCTAAAGATTGTATTACCTATAAAAAACATATGGTAACTGCCTCATATATTAGTCCTGCTATGCAAGAATTAGATGCTGCTGCTAAAGAAAATGGTTTGGTTTTCATGAATGAAATTGGGCTTGATCCGGGTATTGACCACATGAGTGCAATGAAAGTATTAGATGAAATTCGTGAAAAAGGTGGAAATATTATTTTATTTGAATCATTCTGTGGCGGATTAGTTGCTCCAGAAAGCGACACCAACTTGTGGAATTACAAATTTACTTGGAATCCAAGAAATGTTGTATTAGCGGGTCAAGGTGGTGCAGCAAAATTCATACAAGAAGGAAATTACAAGTACATTCCGTATTCAAAATTATTTAGAAGAACTGAATTTTTAGAAGTAGAAGGCTATGGAAGATTTGAAGCTTATGCCAACAGAGATTCTCTAAAATATAGAAGTGTATATGGTTTAGACAATGCGTTAACTTGTTATAGAGGAACAATTAGAAGAGTAGGATATTCGAGAGCTTGGGACATTTTAGTACAACTTGGAATGACCGATGATTCATACATAATCGACAATTCGGAAGAAATGACGTATCGTGAATTTACGAATTCATTTTTACCCTATCATCCAACAGATACCGTAGAAATTAAATTGCGTGCATTGCAAAAAATTGATCAAGACGACATTATTTGGGACAAATTAGTCGAAATCGATCTATTTAATCCGAACAAAAAAGTGGGATTGGTAAAAGCAACTCCAGCTCAAATATTAGAAAAGATTTTAGCTGAAAAATGGGCTTTGGAACCAAATGACAAAGATATGATTGTGATGTATCATAAATTTGGCTACGAATTAAACGGCGAAAAAAAACAGATTGATTCTACCATGGTTTGCATTGGTGACGATCAAACATATACTGCAATGGCAAAAACAGTTGGACTGCCTGTCGCAATAGCAACATTAAAAATATTAAATAAAGAAATTACAACTCCAGGCGTTCAGTTGCCTATTACAAAAGAAGTTTATACTCCAATTTTAAAAGAATTAGAAAGTTATGGTGTAATTTTTAAAGAAATTGAAGTCCCTTATTTAGGATACAATCCCTTAAATGTAAAAAGTTAA